The Camelus bactrianus isolate YW-2024 breed Bactrian camel chromosome 1, ASM4877302v1, whole genome shotgun sequence genome segment attcaaaaaatataaaagaacaatAGCAAAaagtcattctttcatttatatcTCCCAGTCACCCAGTttctctccccactggcaacACTGTCTCTCTtgttcatacatatatttctctttttttggacaAATGGTTGCTCACTATATATGCTATTCTACAGCTTGTATTTTTGGTTTACTCTGTATCTTACAGTTCTTTTCACATCAGTAaagtaggttttttgtttgtttaattgcagtatagtattccattgtaccaTCATTTATTTGGTGTGTATTGATATGATTAAGGTTGTTGCTAAGCTTGTTATTACAAACAATGCCATACAAAAGTATTTTGTGCCATTCTACATATATGTGAAGACAGCTTTAATAGAGGAAGAATTGCCAAGGTTACCTCTCtaggaattttaaattttctattcatACCAGGCAACATATAGAAGTGCCTATTTCCCTACACTCTTGCcaagattaaaacaaacaaacatgtatCAAAGCAAACCCCAAAAAGCACCTTTATCTTTACTAATCTGAAAGGTGGAAAAATATATGAGCATtagtataagtgatatcatgcatcttttaacacatttaaaagcCATTTACATTTCCTTTCCTTGAACAATGTTTCTTGGGAAAAAATTTCTCTAGTTTTCCTTCTGGGTTGTTAGTCTTTTTCTTAACGTATTGGCAGATACTTTATTATAAAGGAAATTAGCTCTTTGTGATGAATTGCATCTTTCTCCCCTAGTTTATGTATTTCAATTTTCCTTTATGATAGTTTTTGTTATGCAGaacttttaattttcatgtgttAATTTTTACCTGTTGTAAACCACagtccatttaaatttttaataattatttaaatttctagATTCTCAATCTCTGCAGTTTTAGAACTCCCTGAGAAATTAAACACTCTCATATCCCTTCCAAAGAAATGGGAGAAGTATCCATACATTCTAATGACTGACACGAAACATTTACTAGTTTCCCACAAAAATGCATAATTTCTCAGAACGACTGAGAAATTAAACTTTTATCTTAAAACCGACTTTAGTCAGAAAGATTTCTTCACAAATAAGTGGTTAGATATGTAAATCCTAAATACATTACcctatttttcctccttttttggtCATAGACTATTCCAGGAAGATTTAATTACATAACTTTTGATTTGAGGCATTACAACAATGCCTACCCTAAACTGTAAAGTGAAATTGCTCTTAAAAAATACTGGTTTGATGAAAAAAGATTTTAGTCTATTTTAGACAAATTTGATTAGTTTCTAACTACATTTCATTTCAGCACAATCATTACTCAGAAGGCAATCACTTTTGAGAAAGGGCAAACTAAATTTTAAATCAGCATCAGAATTCTACCCATAATTACCCAATCAATATTGAAGTGGATGCCGTCAAGTATGCAGATTTCAGTTAcaaaattggaggaaaaaaacccttaataatgtatagaaatactgaTAAATTTAATCTTGAATTTTTACCTCTAGgacattttattgttatttacctTAAAAGGATGGCTAACTAGACATCAGAAGAAATGCTGTTAAAACTATTGTTTGTTTGCTCTAAGTTGTTCACATTAATGAAACATAAGATCAATAGTTTCTAAGTTAAATTCACAAAATGAAATCACTACCTTCTGATTTAACTTTCATGGGTAAGACAGGGCCAAACTCAAGTATCATACTTTCTATTTTTGTCCATAACACAAGTAAGTCAGTATCAATACAAATGATAacataaggaaataaatacatgGTTAGTCAGGTTGTACAACGTAGATACTGTGATATAACTCTCAGTAAATTCccatttttccccttgaataGCAGATTAGATACAACGGTGCAAAAACTCACATTTTCTGTGTCATTTAGCaaagaaagacaaggaagaagACTTTGCCAAACAACACATGCTACTCTATTTTGGACCCAGTCATCTGATCATCTACTCAGTTCCAATGCTTCCAAACTGTCAATCCAGTCCACTCAGCCTTATCCCAACTCTTAGGCCCTTTTGTATCAAGAATCTCGCTTCATCTCTGTCAGTTAATCCCTAATTTTCCAGAAAACTCTGATTCTTCTGACTTCATGTTGATCCAGATCcattttaaatcaaagaaaatgctgtaatacttaaaaaagtaaagtggaataGAAATTAGATTACTTTAGTGTTATGGAAGATGCATTTCATGAGCTCTGCAAATACATGGGAAAGTTGcaagaaacagattttaaacCCTGCCTGGATTCCTTAACTACTTGGTTATACTATAAAGTTGCTTTAATTACTAGGCAGGACAAAAAGTTGAGCAAAGGccataaaatatgcattttttagGAAATGCATGGAAATGATTTCTTGGGAGTCAGCCAAGGCATTTTTATATCCATAAGGACTGTCAACTTAGTACATCACAGTTACTAAAAAAGGAAAGGAGCGGGATTCTTGCTTACCACTGAGTTTGGCAGAAATACCTTCATATATTTCTCCCTTATAATCACAAGGATTGTCCTGTAATTGAGGACAATGAGTGTACCCACAGAGcagaattaataaaaaaaaagttaagaatctACAATAGAGAGCTTCACAATCCAGCTTTACTAGATTATAAAACACTCCCTTTACCCATGCATTACTTTGTGTATCTCTGAAacatctgaaaaatacttttctgtGACTTACTAGGCTGTAGGGAATGAGCAGTTTTAGGCACATTACCATCATCTCTAGTAGAATTTGGTATCTTTTTTCCATTAACTGAACGTTTAAACTGGATCTTTAAAGAAGGTTGccaattttcattttttgagccTCTCCGAGGTTTTGGATGCTCCAGATCAGTTTGTCTTTTGAAGTTCCTATCTTTGGAATTCTTCCTCTGTCCGTTTAGTAATCTGTCTGGAGGTGAGGATGTAGCACGTAACTGATACTCATCTGGGGATCCTTTTTGCCGGTTTGGCCTCAGTCGTTCTTGATCCACCTCTTTCTGAAGCTGTAATGCTAATAACCTGTCCTGTTCTTCTTGTTTATGTCTCTCAAAAAGTAGATGTTCCAAATCTATCAGTTTTTGGGTAAAGTTGATTTCTGTGTCCTCTTGGTCTGAGGAAGCTTTggggaacatttttcttctttttgcagaAAAGCATGGATCCCTGGCTCCTTCAAACAAAGATTCCTGGTTTTTTCTTTTGGAGATATCTTTATTGATCAGTAGGCGAGACTCCTCATTTTCTGTCTCAACTGTGTCATTTCTAATTATCTGTGTCATATCAGATACAGTACAGCCACTCTGTGTTTTGCCACAAGGTTCATCTGCAGCTTCTCCAGAGTAGGGAACTCTGGCTTTAGGTTCCTCATGATTTATGACACATAATTCTTTACCATGATTGCTTGATCTTGTTTCGACTTTTCCTTCAAGGCACCATTCTCTACCACTGGCACGTAACTGAGGCATAGGTGACTCCACTGAAGATTTTGCACATTGTTCTTGAATTTCAAGGCATATCTGAGGAGAGAGTATTGGCATATCTTCCTCCATTTCTATGTCTTGCCATGTAGGGCTATTTACATCACTGCTGTCAGTTTcctggagaaaacagaaaaagaccaAATAGGGGAAAATATCAAGTCATAATATGTAAGTCTAATTACACTGATACTATAGCAGAGCTGTCAGCATAAGGTAATTATTATTACCAAGAAGGTATATTAATTCTTAATAGTATTTCTATTGTGTGCCAATTTAGACTAAggtatttcttcattttcattcccATGAAAACCTATAGATTAAAACCCACAAactagttatatatatatggccAGGAGctggcaccatgacctgacctctCACTTTATAAATTTCCTCTACACTAGAGGTTTTTAATCCCTTTTTGTGTCACAAATCATCCTCCCTTTGGCATTTTTGTGAAGCTTACAGACCTCTTCtgagaaaaatagttttaaacataaaaataaatacatacagttATAAAGGGAATAATTTATAATACAATTATTAAAATCTTATAATTTATGATGTAATAAAGCTTAtctattaaatacattaaatattaagATCTAGTGGCAAGTCTAATAACTTATAATATTGGAGGGATGAATATAAATGATACTTTAAGAGATCTTGCAAACAAATGTAATATGATTAAAAACCTGTGCTTTCTACTGGCAATAAAGTCACAGGTACTGATAACATTATTATGGTTTGCTGCCAACATTCATAACTAAAGGAAACACTAAAATGAGAGGTcaggcaaaaatgaaaacaactttttCTTCTATCTAAGTTCATATGTACTCCGTGGATTCTACTCATAGACCCTAGGTTAAGAACCCTTGCTTTGCCAGTATAATTCTTCTTCTCACTTACAGGTCTTAGGTATGTCAAGACCTAGGATTATTTTTGACCATGTGAAAGCCTTAAGAAGAAACGCTTCAATGAGAATTTGCTCCACAACAAAAATTACTCCTTGTTGTTGGAGACCTtaaatctggttttttttttttaaacacctactTTGCTTTGCATTTATCATCACTCATAACATTTCTTATGAATCAATGTGGTTTGGATTGGACAAATTCTAGGCTGCTTACTTGATTTTGCTGTGAATATTAACATcaggataggaaaaaaaatcccagcccTAGAATGCATCTTACATCAGTCCTTAGTTCTAGTATGAGCCAAACTATCTGGACTTGAATCCTCCCTCTACTCCCTCTACTTAAGGGACTTCGGGAGTCTCTTATCTCTGCATACCTCAGTCTTCTCAGCTGTAACTGGGCACAAGAAGGATACCTTACAGAGCTAGTGGTTGGATGAAGATTAAATGTTGGTGTTATAAAACCACCTGGCTGAACTGAAAAAATTTTAGGAACCCATGAGTAAAGGGTTAACAAAACCTCTTCTCTGTAGGAAATTGACTTTGGTGTCAGCTCATCTTTCTTCATTCTATTTGCTTGGAAACCCGATAAAGGGGGAATGTCACATGTGTTACTAGGCCACATAGCTTATGGTAAAAATGACCCTTATTGGTGAACTGCATCTGTACTAGGAGACCTATGAGTGGTCTATAAACATGTTGCAGGAAGCCAAAGCCTGGGGCTTCTTAAAGTAATTTACAACTCCTTTGACTGGGTGTGCCCTTTACCAGGACCCCTGGAAGCTATACCTATGAATTGTTACAGTAAATAACTGACTCTTATGGGGCATGGGACTTCCGAACCTGGGTGGTTACTATACTCTTCTGCATGGTCTCATTTCCAGGCCATCACTTAGAAGCTCTGTAGTAATGACTCTTGTTGAACAGCGATGCCTGATGCTGCCCTACTAGCATGCTTTGTTTTCCATCCTGTAATCTTTTAAGGGAAGCTGGTACCAGGGGTAGCCTATCCAGTTTTGTGAATTTGATTATCTACGTCAGGGATCTACAAACTGTGGCCGATAGGCCAAATTCAGCCTGCTGCTTGATTTCATAAATGGTTTTACTGGAACAAAGACAAGcgcatttgtttacatattgtctgtcGATGCTTTCACATGACAACAGCATCATTGGACAGTTGGGACTGAGACCCGGTGGGCTGCAAAGccgaaaatatttactatctggctctttagAGAAAAATTTGCTGACTCTTAGTCTAGGTGAGTCTAAGATAATTAAGAAATAATGTTCCATTTAGTACAGtgactttaaaaagaagttaGGAAATGACAAGTGTTAACAATTTATAGCATTAGTAAACTTGCTAAACCGAGAACATCTGTAGCACCCACATACCATAGACATGGAGTTTTTCCTGTCTTCTTGTGCAACTTCAGACTGTGATGCTGACCCAAGTTGAGGTTTAGGTGAcaaataccttaaaaaaaaaaaaagtttgccaaaaTCAAATGCTTTAAACACAAGTGGCATGTACCACTAGCTACcagtctgtgagtctatttttttGTTATGGAATTGTcattttagatatattttcagCCTGTCTTCTTTATCTGATACGGCATTTAAAGCCTTCTAAATGCTACTTCAGTCACATCCCGTAAGTCTTGATGTGCAATATTTTCAGTTCTATATTTCTATCAAGATTTACTCTTTAGCCAATGAGTTACCTGgcactttttcttaatttcaaacaCTTTAGTAAgctttttgttaattattttaaatttgattcatataacataaaattaactattttaaagtgtacatttagtacaaagttgtgcaaccaacACTCTATCTTGTATGTTGCTGTTttatgtaagaattctttatatattctagagactAGACCTTATCTGTATTTAACTTTGTTTTAACTTTAATCCActagtttctcagtttcttctatttctgcttttaaattcATAAGTTTATTCttatatttctagtaaatttttatctttaaatatttcaaagtatCTATTTAGATTCATTACAGTTACATTTTTTAAGCAGGAAAGTACTATATCAATACGAAGtatctctgcttttctcctttcagtggtttttctcttgatttctaCTTTGCATATCAGCATTAACAACACTGATGTTGCAtatcttttttctcccttaataGCAACCACTTCCTTTAATGCTGCCCTCTTCCCGCCAATCTCCATCTCCCCATCCCAAGTCTCCACCACCCCAAATCCTAAATTTCTATGAATTTTGGAAGGATGCAAATTACCTGCACATATTTACGCAGTTGAACCAAAAGCCCTTACATGTTTGACGTCTAGATTGTAGTTGATAAACTACAGTTGATAAACTGTTTCAACTATGAACTACTATTGGAAAGCTTATACACTTACAGAGACATCAACTCTTCCTGCTGCTAGCTAGAGGGGCGCTGTGGGGCAACTAAATTCGCTCTACTATTGACTACCTGACTGATTTGTTTTGTATAGTAGAGAAGAAATATAATCCATAAACTGGGGAAAAAGAGAGTGTGGGGGATGCCAAAATTGTAAACTCCTTCAATGAGGATGACCTTACTTGGGACCAGCTTTTCTCACTTGAATCTaagccaaaagaaaaaggaatccaattGATTAATTTTGAGAAAATAGGAACAACATGGAAATCCTGAGCAATCAAGATAAAAAAAGCTTCACATCTCTGTGCTTAAGATGCACAGGATGTGAGCATCTCTCTTATTTTCACTTTACGTCAAGCTTAGACCATGTGGAGGGTTTTCATGCAGGGTTGATGGATCGATTTTGATCAACAGTAGACTCTATGAACAAAAATCTACAGTAGGTGGTCAATAAATAATTGATAGTCATGTTCACTTACTTCTGAATATCTCcagtgtttatttgtttgttcttacttttcttttgtgatttggtTGTGACTGGATCAGATTTTCTGAAATTCAAGGGCGAAGCCAAGATGCTTCCCTCACAGAAATTGTTCTTGAGCAACACAAAAAgcataaaacaattttaaaataaattattaatttgactaattaaatcagaatccacaacagaatttttcagaaattaTGCTATGTTTAAATTCTGTACATCCTTTGAATAATACTGACCATGCAAAAATTAGTATGAACAAGATTAAGTTTACCTAAGTTGGTCTAAATTCATTTTTACTCTACATTATAAACACAAAGAGCATGATGATACTAATCTCATTAGCTGATAGTTTCTgctaatttttctaatgaataatttcatatatttataactACCGTAATCTGTAGGGAAAAATTCAAAGAGCTGTGACTATACCTGGAATAAAAgtcattttatgtaaaataacttAATCTGGGGATTTAAGGGCATACCAATAAATATCATGAATATTTACTTGTGGTCCTAGTCTCGTAAGTTTCTTACTACACcactggaaaattttttttaaaaaaggtcagCAGTGGCCTTGAACCACCAAACTTTTACAAGTAAAccaaaaattattctaaaatatcaATAGATCTGCTCTTATAATCCCCATGTGAAAACAAGAAGAATTAGAATTAACTCTTGAAATACAAGTAAAATTGACCTCAGATTTTCCTCTctgatatattttttctttcctatcccATTTGTTATTCTTTCGGCCTGCgtcttttatttaattctcaattGTGTACCATTCCGAAGCTATCCCACTTATATcttaaaaggaaatatatttttaaaaagggcatATAATCTAAAACTTAGGTATATTATTATGAATGGTAAGCCTCTCAaatatggaaaaaacaaaaccccagttCTGGATATGCTTCATtttggtaaatatattttaagatatttgtTGTTTGAAAGCAGAGGAATTGTTTTTAGAGGCTCAAGCCTGAATGCATGTCACACTTCCCTGGATGCCTCTGGGAATGGTATCCCCTAAATCCCATCCCCAgggattctgatttagtagatttagTATaggagtttgcattttaaaagaaccaCAGGTGATTCCACCAGGTTCTTTCAAATCACTCAGTCCCCATTGTATCCTATGGTCTTAAAGTATGTGTTTTATCATCCTTTCTTAGTTCATTGTCCCCTAGGCAGTAATTTAACTATAGCAAGATTAATAAAATCCAGGTTTTATATGTTACTAAAAAATTTAATGTGCTTCACTTGCAAAAAGTGATTTGCATCCTGCAAATGCCATTACTAGAAAAGAACTTTAGATAGACTATATGTAGTAATACAAAACACCTCTAAGAAATATCATGTGAAGAAGGTCAGGAAAAAAACAGTGTGATTCACACATTCTTTTTAGGTAAACAAAGTTGTAAGAAACtattaatagtttcttctgta includes the following:
- the RNF168 gene encoding E3 ubiquitin-protein ligase RNF168 → MAVPKDAIPSLSECQCQICVEILIEPVTLPCNHTLCKSCFQSTVEKANLCCPFCRRRVSSWTRYHTRRNSLVNMELWEIIQKHYPKECKLRASGQESEEIVDDYQPVRLLSKPGELRREYEEEISKVEAERRANEEEENKASEEYIQRLLAEEEEEEKRQAEKRQREMEEQLKSDEELARKLSININNFCEGSILASPLNFRKSDPVTTKSQKKSKNKQINTGDIQKYLSPKPQLGSASQSEVAQEDRKNSMSMETDSSDVNSPTWQDIEMEEDMPILSPQICLEIQEQCAKSSVESPMPQLRASGREWCLEGKVETRSSNHGKELCVINHEEPKARVPYSGEAADEPCGKTQSGCTVSDMTQIIRNDTVETENEESRLLINKDISKRKNQESLFEGARDPCFSAKRRKMFPKASSDQEDTEINFTQKLIDLEHLLFERHKQEEQDRLLALQLQKEVDQERLRPNRQKGSPDEYQLRATSSPPDRLLNGQRKNSKDRNFKRQTDLEHPKPRRGSKNENWQPSLKIQFKRSVNGKKIPNSTRDDGNVPKTAHSLQPSKSQKSIFQMFQRYTK